The DNA sequence GATCACCGTAGCATATGCCGCGATCTCCCGAGAGAGCAGCTGTGGCCCGCATCAGAATGTATCGACAAGACAGAGTGGAATCTCGGAAGATTATCGCGCCGAAGTACGTAACACGTAGAGTTTCGTATAGAGCACCGACCTGCCTTCTTTTTCATGGGCGCCGTTAATGAAAACGTTCGCAAAATCGATGaatttcatcatttatttgcacgcgttgtttattatttatgcacgGTGTAATTATAACGCACGGGAGCGCATTATGCAACGCGAAGTCGGGAGCGcgtgatttttaaatactggTCCGTGCTCTTCAAAACAACATGGCGCATTAATGAGGTTCGTCCAGCCGATGACGTCCGCGCGTTTTACACGTCTCTGGGATTTTACATTCGGCTGCTACGGTGTTGTAACGTCACTTATGGATCGCTCGCGTTTGAATAAGTAAGTCGCGAACTATTTCGGCCATTTCACTCATCTTCCGAGGTCATCGTCGCCCGGACCTCATTGTTCGACTATCCTCTCTTTGTGCGCGCGTGTCTGTTTTCGGGAAAGGAACAAAGGGTGCGGAAAgggaccaaaaaaaaaaaaaaaaaaaaaaaaaagaatgagagagagaggagagtgAGGGAACTTAAGCGCCATTGTCCGCCGAACGTCTACGAAGAATGCGGGCGAACTGATTTCGCCGTTTTGCTCCcgttacaaaaaataataattaacccGGCGTTTTGTGCCGAGCAAGTCTTTTCAGCGACGCATACAACGGGAGGCTCGCTTATGCGGCATTCCTCGGGTCGTGTCAATCGTCGAGTCTCGTACGCATACGTCGATCCTTGGCGCAGCCGGCGCATTCTTGGCACGGCGTCCGCGGGCCGCGTTAACTTTGTTTATCTATAAAGTCGCGCCGCTGATTAAGTCACGGCGAAGTCCGACCGAGAGGGAAGGTGAGGGGCGGAAGGAGAATACGGTTAAGATCCAGCAATGTTTCAAACTGCGCGGCGTAAACCACGCCGGCCAACTCGCAGCTCCTTATCGCGCGAGCAGCCCGAGAAGTCCTTACTCGCGGTCTTATAATGAAATTCGCCGCGGCgaagaaagttttaaaagtgcaAAAGTGCGCGGTGAGACAAAAGAGCGACACGCAGGGAGCTTGACAGGGAGGACGAGATTTAGGAGGATCATAAATCGAGGCGACGTCTTGGCGTCGCGAGAACCGCGACGAGATTAGAGAGGAGGTGACTCTCTCGGCCCGTCTTTTTACCGCCGTCcgctcttcctctctctctctctctctctctctctctctctctctctctctctctctctctctctctctcttttttccctcttttcaCTGTTTTATCTCGTGAAAACAATCGTCGCGGAAACTTTACCTCACTCGTGACAATTATATCTGtgccttttattttatttttttttttaagattccGAGTTTAATTCCAAAAAAatgcgaagaaaaaaaaagcggccAGATTTTTTAGTTGACTAAAATCGGATCACGTTTCACGAATTAGAAGATTATTCGCCGTCAAATGCGTTCGATCTGTTGAGATTGTTTAGACGATAATCAGTGATGCCATTAACATATGTAAGAAGTGAAATATCGCGAGTTCGGCGAGGAAGCGATACGCttgtttttaattgaaagCAAAGTCtgtagatttttaattaagaatattccctctctctttctctcgcaagATCTACCTCCGCCGGTCCATCTATCTATCCATCCATCCATCCGTCTATCGAGTACTACCTGTTCCTCGGAGGCTCCTCAAACAGTTTTATAATTGatttcattttcatttattttagcACGAACCTCTCCCTCCCCTGCGTCAGCTTCCGCTCGCTCTCTCGTCACTTTGCCGTGCCTTGAGAAGACAGTGTCACCCTCCCCCCCCCTGCCtgcttctcttctctcctcgCAGCACCCCGTCGTCGCCGCGACCTCACGCCGCAAtcaatttaatgttttaattaagagaGTATCCGtgaaaaattagattttaatcGGATCGCACCTTTCCATCGGCGCCCTTCCGCAGCTCTCTCTATTTATTTTGGGGCGGTGccctttaataaataattttaattgctctGACCCTTTCAAGACAGGACTCTCAAACGAGTGTCGCTCGTCTTTCattctcgctctttctctccgttccTTTCGTCAGCGGCGATTTTTAGCGCGCGTCCAATCTCGCTGACCGATCTGATTAagccgcgcgcgtgcacggcAATTCCTACGCACTCGCACGCTTACGCGGTTAAATATACCACTTTGTTCTTCTTTAATAACGCAAGTAGAGCGAAACTTGTCAGTTTCGCAAGAGCGCCGAGCCGACATTTGGCAAAAGACATTACGTTAAACCGCGACTTTTCGGTCGTTCGGTCCACATTCGCGTCAGGCCGCGTCGCGCTTCGCCCGCCGGGGCGAGAAAGAAAGGCGGCTGCGTGTTTCAATTACGCGcaaacgaaatttaattaatgccaATGTCCCGAACGGAGGGGAGGCGCGACGTGTCCTCGCGCGTCGTTCGTCCGCACGCGATCGATGGATTGTCCTCGAACGGCGAAAATCAGTTGCGAAACGCAGCTCCCGCGCTGCTGCCCAGTTAGCCGCGCGCTCTCGACGCggtctaaaaaagaaaaaggtaggAGAGAGAAGGTCCACCATTTTCCGCGGCTATTCTCGAGTGTTATGCAACCGCCGGCCGATGCATTTGGCCGGGCAAAGCTTTATGGCTGAAGCTCGCACGCGCAAAAATGTTTGTTTTAACTTTGGTGCCCGCCTACCCGTCGCCCTCTGCTTGCATCCCGTCCCTTCCCGCCCCTATTTAGCCCCCGGACGCAGCCTTGAATTATTCGGAATGCGAGAAAATCTGTAAAATTAGACCTTTCCCTTCTTCCGTGCATCTCTATCCGTCCCCCGGTTCTTCCCTCTCCCCTTTACCACCTCCGCCACCTTATCtatctctttctatttttcccTCTCGTTATTCCGTCGCGGTGGAAAAGTTGGCTGAACGATCGAGTCGACTTTTCTAACGTTAGCGCGTAAATGCGCGTCGATCTCGCCGACGGATTAATCGATGAGTCGAAATTAACCCGTGGATATTCGCGTCACGAAACAGCCGTTGCTGCACGTTAAAATAGCGCGCACGTAATAAATGTGGACTTGTACTTTTATcggttttaatatttcacggagggaggaggaggagtAAAAACAGAGCTGGACTTATTTATAGAAGGACAACTCGCAGAATTGTCTttgtaataagaaaattgcGTTTCGATCTGAGAATATAACATCGCGTCTCCGATGTATAGCTAAACGGCCGGCAGCAAGCTGTTGGGAACTGCGCACTTAGAAAAGTCGATCCGCTTCTTTTCACGGGCCGCGGTCGTGCCGATGCTTTCGGGACATTTCCATTTGTAAGTCGCGGCATTAAATATCGGGCATCCCTCTTCGGCACGCTAATGGAAATCGTCTTAAAAAGTTGCCGTATGGCCCTAGGGACATGCCACCTGCGAAATTTCTAAATCTTCCAACGCGTCTCGGTAGGCGTATTCCCACCGGAACGCCCaaaaggaaacgagagagaaaaagtcCGTGCGGTACGAGGCTCGCCCTTTCCATATTTTTCACCCTCCATTTTTACGCCATCTTTCGTCAGCACCGGCCCACCCTCTCTGCATTTCCCCCCCGGCCGACCCTTTTCCACGTTTTCTCCCTCTTCCCTCGCGCACGCAccctctctttctgtctctttaAACTCCCCCTCACGTTCCGCAACTGTCCACCGTCCTTGTCCATTCGTTACATGGCTCTTCCATTGTTTTGATCAATAAAGCGCAATTGAAATGACTTTGTGGGACGGATACCTCTTTTTTCATAACTGAATACAATCAAAAGGTACACGGCACGGTATCAAACAGTAGTGGATCGATCAAATGCAGAtgatttttcgttttttttcccctctttattttcctctcaagtttttttttttttttttttatgcgttgGACAGAGAGCTGTGGACTTCGAGAGGCGATTTTCATTATTCAGATCATGAACGATGGCTTTTCTGACTACTTAAATTTCAGTTGCTGCAAgataagagagagaacgaaacgGAACTTTTTCTCCTcctgaaaagaaagaaaaaaatctaatttccGGCTCGCGATTGGACGATTCAATCTGTCGTAAGGATAATGGAATCTCGTGTAAAAGTGgcctctctctcctcttttcccaatttttaacaaattgggagctgtaattttttttccaacgctGTCGCGTaacgacttttttttcaataattagaTTTTCCATTGATTTTATCCgcctattattttttgtaacaaaacaAACAGCCATTGCATTTTATCGAACAATTCGtgaagtattaaatttttgcggCTTTATGAACATTTTATATACCGTCGGGCTGGTCCCTCCATTTTATCCATTCTGATTCATTTAAAttggcaaaatatttttttaatcacgtcATTCGTATATGAATAGacaaaacattaaataaactttaacgTCGGGCGCGACTTTTCGAATTAGCGCACCTTTCATAgtaataaatctatttttacatTGCGCATACATATTTTCcgtcgaaaataatattaatccgCGATTTTAACTGCCGAAATTAGCTACGTCCATCATCAAGGGAtgctgaattattattattcttttcgcGTCGGGTTTCGTAAcaagaagaaatttattttacgcggCGCGCTCGAAACTTCGTCTATATCGTTAACGGTACACGGATTATTTCGGCAAAACTTTTACATTCACTCGAAGAGAATTGAAATCGCGGGCTTCTCAAAATATATCGCTTGCTCGAATGTCTCTTCATATACTTACATATgttgttaagaaatatatgaGAAATTTGTACGTGAAAAACGAGATCTAGATGTAATCTTTAACGTATTCGCAGTAAACGCCAGAAAAAGTATCATTAAGATCACGAAGGGAAGACAAGCGTGGAACGAGCTTAAAAAAATCgacctttttttcccccgttccCGCTTATCATCCCGGAACGGGCTTCGAGTATTCTTCTCGCGGTGTGCaagaagtaattatttttccggcCCTCATTCTCGTGGCAGACTTGGCCCCATTCTACACCCTCCTCGCACCCTCGTGCCGAGGATCCTCCTCGttgagaagaaagaaaatgtaagGGTGACTCGGGGTAGCGGGAACCGACCCTTACGTCGGGGACGAAGCGTCGTACCGCGAGTAATTCGAAcgggagaaaagaaattagcGAAATTAAACGTCAGGCCGTGCCTCGGCGGCTCGAAAGGATCGAAAGGGCGAGCACGACAAAtccttcctccccctcgcgtCCACTTTCCATCGGGCACAGACTATTtgcgattaattattcgagCGGCGGCGAGAGAGGTGCGTGAAATAGGCAAGGATGTAGACGGGACGAAAGAGAACCCGAGAAGTATTCGAGTTCGATCCGATAACACGGAATCATGAGGTGCATCGCACTCGAGTAAAGGGTTACAGCTAAAACGCGGCCGGATTCGCGCGATTGACATTACGTGGGTGCGTGTGCGTGAGCGCCGCGCACGGCTCGGCCGTCGATTTCGATTGAAACGGCGCGAGACGGAAAGAGAGGCGCCGACATTTCGAGCCCTCGCCAGAGAGAGATGTGTATTTCGACGTGATCAACGGGTACATCGGACCCGCTGTTTAAATGGGGAAGTTAAAACTTATCATTATTGGGAATTTCGCGAGCGCGTTAACGTCACACCGATGAACGTTCTACAATTTCACTCGTAATTATGAGAGGGAACATTTTGTTCCGCACCACTCCTCGCGATACGCAAGTGTcccttttttcctctctcccttttttttttttttttttttattttaaatttaattcgagaagtagattaataaaatttaatgaaacgaATAAAATCAAAGTAATAGGATTCGTGAATTTTGCACGGGACTTGAAAGCGCCGAGAACCGATCTTCGCGCGCGGATAATCACTCTGCGGCCAAAGTCGTGTGTGGACTTGGGCGGCTCGTGGCGATCGATCCGATATTCGTAAGCGAGCAATTCCATGCAGCACGGCGGCGCGCCGAAAAGCGATTCGCGCGTATTTTTAGTCGGGCGCGCATGTCGTGCATGCAACtcatatatttgttaaaaccTCCCCAGACAAAAGCAGCGGCACCTCGTAAATGGAATTAATCTGTCGATGCGTACCGTGCGTCCATTTAATATCCATCACGCGTTCATCACTGCAGAAGCAATCCAGCCGGTGCTAGCGGCCGCACGTTGCGAGGTTCCTGCCTCCTCTCGCTTTTTCCCCCGTTTGCCACGTTCGTCCTTCTTTCCCGCGGCGTCCGTCTCTCGCCATCGGAGCTCGCGCGGGGTTGAGCACGCCGAAACTTCTAATTTCGTGGAATCCGCGACGATGACCGGCCGATGATGACAAATTTTGTGCGTAGCATCTTAATGCGCCGCGCGCCCGTCGAAAACTGACCCCGCAGCTGGCCGCCTTAAAAAAGGGGGACGGGGGACGCAAGGGCCTCTCTCGCTTGAGAGAGGGATGGCCCATCTCGCATGGGGTCCTCGCAAACGCGCAACGGGTGGAGGGGGTCGAAAAAGGGCGAGTATCACGGTGTCCAgaattctttcattttttcgcgggtctctttctcttttccgttCCCCATGCGAGCGTTATATTTCGCCTTCCCTCCCGACAGACGTATCCGAGATGGGTTGAACCTGTTTAAGGGCTGTGTTTAAAGATCGAATCAAAGGGCGATGGAGGGTCGGTGAATGTATCTCCTGGAAACGCTATTGTAATTGTAACATCATCGTTCTCATGCCGCTGATTCGCGTCGAGACTATTGTAAGACGAACTcgtttatttatacttttcaGCGGGAAAGGAAGCACGGTGAGTTTTTCTCCTGGATTCTGTGTGGGAAAAACGGGCGGCGTGGCGttgcaacgcgcgcgcgctctctgCGCTAGCCATTACCGGGGATTTTCAGTACaacgattttaatattgtgAATTTAATGTGAAGTACAATTGCAATTGCATGGAAGGAACGCCAGCGTTATAATTTCTGAAAGAGCGGGATTAACGAACGGAGCAATTTATTGAGTCAAGCCAATAACTCATTGTTCGCTGGGGCTGATATTGAAACTCTTCTCGCCACGCCGCAATTTTTCCCCCGGCTGAAAAGCTCGCGCCGACAAAGAAACGCGTGATTTTCCGAAGCGCGGAATTCTttgttcctctttttttctttttttctcctttttttttttttttttttcttctaaacttatctttcttttattctttacgCAGCGCGCAACGCGTATTCCGCTGGATTATTTATTGACACCCACTCACTCCACCCTACCTCCGATACACTTTATTTatcctttattatttattgccgtCGAAATTCTGCGCATTGTTTTCCAAAACACTGCAACTAATCACCACCACCATCACCATCCGGCCCTCCACCTCCCGCATCCCAAAACCTCACACCAACCCTCCTGCTATTTCCCCGTACACCGCCACCTTTATCCCCCCGACCCCGTTCACCCTCTGGCACCTATTCGATCGATCGTTCCGCACAACCCTGCCACGGATTGTCTACGGTCGATTCTCGATACCTCGTCGGTTTTCGAGGTAGCTACGTCGACGCTCTCGGTATGCTCGTCGAGGAAGCCGGGGCGACGGAACAGCAGTAGTATCAACGGCAGCAACGGTAGTCCGATAGCGACAGCAGAATTCAAAGCGCATTTTCAAGGGGGGAAGGAAAGGAGGGAGAAAATGAAAACCGAGGGAGACGAGGTTGTGGGTGAGATTTGCAAAAATCTCGCTCGACCTCGCGCCTCCCCGTCCATCTTTCGGTTTCGTCAGTAGCTTTTTTTGCGTCTAAAGTGCAGCGGAGTTTCTGCAAGCAAGGAATATTAATGTTTGTTAAGGCCGAGGCATGAGAGAATTCAACGAAGCGAGACGCCGGCGATTCGAAGCCGCGGGTTTTTGCGAATCGCAGATTCGATCTGCGATAGAGGTGCGACGTGTGCACATCGGTCGAAATGCTGTTCGCGCATGAAACACATACAGAATGCATTTCCATTAAATCGTATTTCGTCGCATAATTCTTGAAATTAATCTAATGCACatcgtataaatttaaacagcTCTGgtaattgcaataaattgtaataattgttttgGTGTCGATCCGACAATTGAGCTGCCCAATTCTTAcgtctcgttaattaaatttgcatctCTATCcgtcgaatttaaattaattttttattattgtcatttttttaaatttataatttaaagtgtCGTAATTGAAATTGAGAGTATTGTGAACAGTGTCGTTTTCGCGAGCGTCTCTTTCGGCGTTAGTATGTATACAAATGAGTCAGCAGAGAGTCGTTCAATTCAGACGGAGAGACTTCTTACCTTTGCAAAAAGCGTCGTCTCTGCAAGTCTGCCGTTCAAGACCTCCACGTGATCGTTATAGTCTTCATCGTTATGGTCTTCATTGTCGTCGCCATCGTCGTCGTGGGCATCCTCTTCCACTCGGTACAGCCTATTCTTCCAGTTCATCCGTCGTGTACCGTGCCTCCTTCTCTTTTCGCGTCATCCACTTTTCCCTCCTCGGCCCTGACTTCCGTGTTTTCTCACCGTGCACCGATCTCGCGCGTCGCGATCGCTTTCATAATCGACCGAGTCCCGTCTCGCGCTCACACGTTCCTTTCCTTCGGGCGAAGTTCATGCGTAAATCGTGGATCGAACCTTCGCCGGATTCTGGATCACCACGCGAGATCTCGACCTTTTCGCGTCGCAAGCGAATCGGGCTGCGTGGCTTTTCGATCGAgcaaacagttttttttttttttttttcttgcgagTGCGCGCGCTAACGAAGATAAGCGCACTTGAGGATATCGACGGCACCGAGGCAACGTGACAGCGGTCGTGCGA is a window from the Cardiocondyla obscurior isolate alpha-2009 linkage group LG01, Cobs3.1, whole genome shotgun sequence genome containing:
- the LOC139108201 gene encoding uncharacterized protein, with protein sequence MNWKNRLYRVEEDAHDDDGDDNEDHNDEDYNDHVEVLNGRLAETTLFAKTQKKLLTKPKDGRGGARSSEIFANLTHNLVSLGFHFLPPFLPPLKMRFEFCCRYRTTVAAVDTTAVPSPRLPRRAYRERRRSYLENRRGIENRP